The genomic segment ATCATCCTGGGCCCGCCAGGCATGCCAGGACCTGAGGGCATGTTGGGACCCCCAGGGCCACCGTGGGGACctaggggagagagaggcacaaAGGTTAGAGACCCCCCGTCTGAGCACCCAGGGCAGAAACACACTTCCTGCTGAACACCCACCCTGCTCCATGCCACACAGCACCCCTTACTGAGCCCCCCCATTCTGCAGCACAGCGGCCCCTAGTACCACACTGGGGCATTGGCACCAGCACTGAGTGCCAGGGCAGTGTCCCCTACTGAGCCTCTACCCCACTCCTTACagtacagcgccccctagcaccgcactggggGCAGCACTCCCTACTGATTCAGGCACACTCCAGCTGAAGGTCTGACACtcgtgtccccccacccccagaagatGGTAGCTCCCTGCTTACCAGGCATGGGTCCTGGCCCCCCGGGAGGGAAATGCTGCATGTTCTTTGGTCCAGGTGGGAATCCATTGGCGAGGGGCCCTGGGCCCAGCAGCCCGTGGGGCACTGGAAGACAAGAGATCAGAGGAGTCAAATACAGCCAGTGGGGTTACAatgggaagtgggaaggggtgggggggattcaCTTCCCACCCCTTCACAGGCAACCTCCGATCCTACCCCAGGACATGTTTACAAGGCCACCTCTCCTGGAGCCCCCAGAGCAAGGGAAATCACACAGACACGCACTCGCACCCCTACGATGTCATCGGGATGCTGGGTGCACCAGCTCTCCGCTGGCACCAGCCATTTGAATCAACCAAGGTCAGGTCCTTCCGATTACCTGCCTGCCAGAGCCCCTAGAGCTGTAGGAGCGGATGGTTTATAAGGCCCAGGTGCCCCGTCGAGACAGACAGAAGGCAGAGAAACAGAAGCCAGAAGGCGACCGGCAGGACAGAATTTTCTCCTAGAAGAGGGAGGTGGGAACAAGGTCAGTGCCCCCCCCACAGGTCTCTTACCTCCTGAGGGCCCCGGGGGCTGTGTCTGGAGGTTGCCAAGCAAGTGTTTGATCTTGTCCGAGTAATCCGGCTGCTTCATTAGCTCCTCTGTCTTGTGGTTGTTGGGCCCGCcctgtgcagggaggggagagaggaggagcagggttaGACAGagtgtccctcctcccccacacacactacacCCCTTCAGCTCTCTCTGACCTCTAACTCTAGGGCGCTGTGCTAGTCCATTAACCCTctagctggggccaggggctggctTGAGCCAGCTGCTTTGGGAGAAGGCGGTGACAGGAAAGAGTCCCACCCCCCCacgcatccccccaccccaactattGCTCAGCTGGTGCATTTTCTgagtttccccttcccccctaaAACGCTGGAACTTCAACcaagctggaggcagggagacCAGGCCAATGGTCCACTCCAGCAgtggtggggtggcgggggggaagcaATGGTCCGCTCTGGGGGTAGATGGGCCAGTGAGGCCCCACCCATGGAACGGCTCATAGTTTACCCTTTTGGTGCTGGACCCTCCCACTACGGGAAGCCTGTGGGGTCAGTCAAACTACACAGCAGCTCCAATTACCATGATGGAGGTGAGGATCTCCTGCACGTTCATGGAGGAGCTGGGGTTGGGGCCCTGAGGGCTCTTGCCGGCCCCCATGCTCCCCATCAGGTTGGCCAGCACTGGGGGCAGCTTGGAGGCCCCGGCTCCATCGGGAGACTGCGAGGCGGCGGCCGGGTCGAGTCCTTCCTGGTAGGCGGCCTCGTCCATGGTGCATTCctgagagaggggacagaggagaCACTGGAGTCAGGACGGGCTGAGGGCGAGGACGACGCCCCAGCCTTAGGGGCTGGGGGTCATGGCTGGGCGCTCGGGTTCCTGGGCTTTTGCCCTTCTCTAGCCCGTCCCTGTTTATACAggggagacagacacagagcgGGGGAGGGCCCCCAGTGAACTGGGAAAtgaaccccctgctctaacccctagacccctTCCACAGTGAggagcgaacccaggagtcctgactaccaatccccctgctctaacccaacAGGTCCCCTccttctgtcctccaaagcaggGTAGAGAAcccggggccctgggccagaCGTACCTCGTCGAGCGGGATGAGTTTGGGCGGCAAGGGTTCATAGGACTCCGGGTCGGGTTCGTGGGGACTGTCTGGAACGCTGCGGAGAGGAGAGATGCCCATCAGATCTCAGCACTGAGACATGTGGTCGTAGCCCACCACTGATGGGGCTGTCAGCACAGCCTGATGCCCCTGCCCCTTAGCTCCAGCATGGCCtcacaggccaggtctacacccaCCCAGCATCCACCAGCCATGGGAAGCAAAGTTAGCAGGGTCAGAGGGGGATCCTGATGCCCAGCAACCAAGAGAGGCCCCCGGTGAGGTCATctgctgggacctctggagctgaaAGCAGGGTCTGTGCTCCCTGAGTCAAACAACCAAGTCGACAGGCTCAGAGGCAGCAGCTGGTTCATATGCCGCTAGAGAGGAACAGAGCCATGCCGAATTCAGGTGGGTGGCCCTAAATTTGATACACTGGCTGTTGCATGGTGCAGCCattagagggggacaaagagccTACACTGCGCAAATGGAAAATGGTGCCCCGGCCTCGACCCCAGTATCCTTCCAACCCCTCGCACTGCCCCCCAGGACCACACCCACCTCTCCTTGGACAGGAAGATCTCCTGCAGGATGCCCTTCTCCCTCTCGGCCTGGGTGAACTTCTCGCGGCTGCCATTGCCTGGCTGCACCAGGGGGTTAGGCAGGTCGATGAGCTTGGGGTAAACCCAGGGCACCTTCTCTTCCATGGCGTCGTGGCTGAGCCGGCGCGCCGTCTCAAAGGCCTCCCGATCCTTCAGCATCTCCCGCTTGGCTGCCTCACCAAAGTCCTTGATCTTGTTCACATTCACTgccagggggaggagaagaaatggGGAGGGGTTTAGTCAGGGGACAGACAGGCCACTGCCATACAGCCGATAGGAAGGGTGAGACACCCCACTCCATAATAGGAGTTCAAAGGCCTTGTATCCCTTTTCCCACCCGCAGAAGCCAGGTAGTCTCCTGATGCTGGAGCAAAgctggcaccccctagagggaaaggccccatgtcccataccCCAAGTGCCGGATtggagctggtgccccctagagggaaaGGCCCCCTCCCCAGTATTCACCTCGCTCAGTCTCATCCAGCTCAAAGTAGAAGTACTCCCGCAGCTTGCTCTCTTCAGGCCAGCTCACTGTCTTCTTCTTCTTGCCCTTCTTGGTAAGTTGAGTGGAGTCAGCTGCACTCTCGGGTGGCTTGGCGTCAGAGTTCTGCTCGGACGAGGCTGCAGGGACGGGACACAGAGCAATCAGACAAACACACCCACGGAGCCTGGATCTACCAGCTGGCGCCAATGCCTCCTGAGCCCAACCCAGGACCCCCAATGAAGacagccctgccagccccacagctgaGCTGACACAGGGGCTGCCCCCTCCGCCAAGGCAGCTGTATCCCAGCTGGCATGGCACACCTGGCCATGTGCATTATGGGGTTTTACGGCCTCCTGGGTGGAAACATCAGGTCTGATCCAACACAGCCAGGATGTTGGGCTGACACCTACCACCCACCCGGGGTTAGCACAACAGAACCCGTTGGCTCCAACGCTTTCCCCATCCTTACCTGTCTCCATCAGCTCTGGGACCTCTACTGCCGGCACAGGAGTGCCGGGCCGATCCACCTCCATCGGCTCGGATGCAGTAGCGGGTTCTGGTGAGGATGGTTTAGCAGTGCTCGCTTCTGGGGCTGGCTTCCCTTCAAACGGGCTCGACTGGGACACAGAGAGAAACGTAGGATCAGCGTAACTGGAAGTGAACCAGTGACTCCCAGCTCCTGCACCAGACCCCACGCCCTTCTCACTGCTGACGTCAGAACCCAGGGgtgctgcctcccagccccctgctctaacccaccagacctcctgccccacccccaagctggggatggaacccaggggtcctgcctctcagcaccccccattcTAACCCACcatcccccattccccacccagaGGTGTTTGTACCTTGGCTGCAGTAGGAGACaagactttctttttctttttgatcttgatccctgggatgggggcagagttaagggcaTCCAGGAAGCCCAAGCCCTCCATTGCTgcagagaggcggggggggaatGAAACAGGTTACGGAAACTGAACGCTCCAAGCACCAGCAACTTCACGTGTtatcctgcccctcccctatgctacaccccactcccctcccctccagagccaagggatagaacccaggagtctggactcTCAGCCCCACCTCTGCAACACCGCTACTCcagctagaccccactcccctcccgatGATGATGACCGAACCCAGACATCCTGACTACCGGGGACTCAATGTACTCACGTTGCGCGGGGATGATCTTGACTTTgatttccttggtgctgttgggGGTGGTGTTCAGAGGCTTGTATTTCTTCTCTACTGGTGGGTTGTCTCCAGAGGGGGCAGACGTGCTGTGAGAGGGAAAAGCAGACATGGTACTGAGGccacgacccaggaaaggggtcAGATGCTGCCCTGAGCAAGGAGCGGGCAAGCCCAGATCACGTGGTGATCTGGTGTGAAGAAGAGCATAGGAAGCACAGCACAACCCTAGAGCTGCTTTGCAGGGGGCTGAAGGGACGGCTTGGGGAAGGATACCAATGCTGGGCCTTTACCACACACAGGGTCTCGGGCAAATCCCCTCAGCACTCAGTCTTGcctcccagacccctgctctaaccactagaccccactcccctcccaagagccagggacagaacccaggagtcctgcctcccaattctacacagagtgcttctcAGGACTGAGGAACAGAGTGGAAAGGTGAGGCAGACAGAGGAAGCCACAGGCATAAAGTCTGGATGCTTTCCCTAGAGCAGAGCAGGACGCTCAGACCTACCTCTGTCTCTTTATTGGCATCGGCTTCAGGTTGTATTTTTCAGACACCACTACAGCGTTGGGGTTCTTCTTTAGAGGAACCAGTGAGGGAGTCTCCAATTCCAACCCTACGGCAAAGCAGAACTCAGGTTAGCAGAGTACAGCAACGGGATAAGCCCACATTTTTATAGTACCTCATCTGCAAGGATCCCAAAGGCTTTTTAAGCTGGGATCGGTCACCCAGcggagaaatgcagccacctctggggtggggcaagtggGGACCAGCTGCACAGTGACACTGCTCAGTGTCACCTCTAGGTGGGGCAACTGGGGAACAGCCATACAGAATCCCACTTGAGGCCTCTTAGCTTGCTGCCCTCGATCAGGCTGACTCCCCCCAGGAGTTGAGAGATGCCCCTCCCAGTACCCACCAGTGGAGCGGAACTTGGCATGGCTGGGCGCTGTGGTGCGTAGCGATTTtggcttctctctcttcttctccgGTGTCTCCTCAGCCTTGGCTTCTGCCTTGG from the Chelonia mydas isolate rCheMyd1 chromosome 14, rCheMyd1.pri.v2, whole genome shotgun sequence genome contains:
- the PPP1R10 gene encoding serine/threonine-protein phosphatase 1 regulatory subunit 10 isoform X3 codes for the protein MGSGPIDPHELLKGLDCFLGRDGEVKNTEGVTKIFNFMKDAQKMVSRCIYLNILLQTRAQDILAKFIRVGGYKLLNTWLTSSKASSNVPLLQQILLTLQHLPLTVDHLKQNNTAKLVKQLSKSSEDEELRRLASILVSDWMGVIRSQSSAQPAERDKKKRKEESKSKAPVQEKPQEAKAEAKAEETPEKKREKPKSLRTTAPSHAKFRSTGLELETPSLVPLKKNPNAVVVSEKYNLKPMPIKRQSTSAPSGDNPPVEKKYKPLNTTPNSTKEIKVKIIPAQPMEGLGFLDALNSAPIPGIKIKKKKKVLSPTAAKSSPFEGKPAPEASTAKPSSPEPATASEPMEVDRPGTPVPAVEVPELMETASSEQNSDAKPPESAADSTQLTKKGKKKKTVSWPEESKLREYFYFELDETERVNVNKIKDFGEAAKREMLKDREAFETARRLSHDAMEEKVPWVYPKLIDLPNPLVQPGNGSREKFTQAEREKGILQEIFLSKESVPDSPHEPDPESYEPLPPKLIPLDEECTMDEAAYQEGLDPAAASQSPDGAGASKLPPVLANLMGSMGAGKSPQGPNPSSSMNVQEILTSIMVIGAAV
- the PPP1R10 gene encoding serine/threonine-protein phosphatase 1 regulatory subunit 10 isoform X2, with protein sequence MGSGPIDPHELLKGLDCFLGRDGEVKNTEGVTKIFNFMKDAQKMVSRCIYLNILLQTRAQDILAKFIRVGGYKLLNTWLTSSKASSNVPLLQQILLTLQHLPLTVDHLKQNNTAKLVKQLSKSSEDEELRRLASILVSDWMGVIRSQSSAQPAERDKKKRKEESKSKAPVQEKPQEAKAEAKAEETPEKKREKPKSLRTTAPSHAKFRSTGLELETPSLVPLKKNPNAVVVSEKYNLKPMPIKRQSTSAPSGDNPPVEKKYKPLNTTPNSTKEIKVKIIPAQPMEGLGFLDALNSAPIPGIKIKKKKKVLSPTAAKSSPFEGKPAPEASTAKPSSPEPATASEPMEVDRPGTPVPAVEVPELMETASSEQNSDAKPPESAADSTQLTKKGKKKKTVSWPEESKLREYFYFELDETERVNVNKIKDFGEAAKREMLKDREAFETARRLSHDAMEEKVPWVYPKLIDLPNPLVQPGNGSREKFTQAEREKGILQEIFLSKESVPDSPHEPDPESYEPLPPKLIPLDEGGPNNHKTEELMKQPDYSDKIKHLLGNLQTQPPGPSGVPHGLLGPGPLANGFPPGPKNMQHFPPGGPGPMPGPHGGPGGPNMPSGPGMPGGPRMMGPPPPQRGEFWDPPDGGMRGNPHGGMRGGGPGPGPGPGPFHRGRGGEPPFRGRGGGGRSGGPPNGRGGPPNNGMGGGGGHGGGGHGGGHGGHGGGHGRGHGGHGGGHGGGGHGGGHGGGGHGGGHGGDHGRGHPGDHGRGHGGGHGGDMSSRPVCRHFMLKGSCRYENNCAFYHPGVNGPPLP
- the PPP1R10 gene encoding serine/threonine-protein phosphatase 1 regulatory subunit 10 isoform X1 codes for the protein MGSGPIDPHELLKGLDCFLGRDGEVKNTEGVTKIFNFMKDAQKMVSRCIYLNILLQTRAQDILAKFIRVGGYKLLNTWLTSSKASSNVPLLQQILLTLQHLPLTVDHLKQNNTAKLVKQLSKSSEDEELRRLASILVSDWMGVIRSQSSAQPAERDKKKRKEESKSKAPVQEKPQEAKAEAKAEETPEKKREKPKSLRTTAPSHAKFRSTGLELETPSLVPLKKNPNAVVVSEKYNLKPMPIKRQSTSAPSGDNPPVEKKYKPLNTTPNSTKEIKVKIIPAQPMEGLGFLDALNSAPIPGIKIKKKKKVLSPTAAKSSPFEGKPAPEASTAKPSSPEPATASEPMEVDRPGTPVPAVEVPELMETASSEQNSDAKPPESAADSTQLTKKGKKKKTVSWPEESKLREYFYFELDETERVNVNKIKDFGEAAKREMLKDREAFETARRLSHDAMEEKVPWVYPKLIDLPNPLVQPGNGSREKFTQAEREKGILQEIFLSKESVPDSPHEPDPESYEPLPPKLIPLDEECTMDEAAYQEGLDPAAASQSPDGAGASKLPPVLANLMGSMGAGKSPQGPNPSSSMNVQEILTSIMGGPNNHKTEELMKQPDYSDKIKHLLGNLQTQPPGPSGVPHGLLGPGPLANGFPPGPKNMQHFPPGGPGPMPGPHGGPGGPNMPSGPGMPGGPRMMGPPPPQRGEFWDPPDGGMRGNPHGGMRGGGPGPGPGPGPFHRGRGGEPPFRGRGGGGRSGGPPNGRGGPPNNGMGGGGGHGGGGHGGGHGGHGGGHGRGHGGHGGGHGGGGHGGGHGGGGHGGGHGGDHGRGHPGDHGRGHGGGHGGDMSSRPVCRHFMLKGSCRYENNCAFYHPGVNGPPLP